From a single Micromonospora carbonacea genomic region:
- a CDS encoding RsmB/NOP family class I SAM-dependent RNA methyltransferase: protein MTGSAERPRQRYDEQSAPRPDRRPDRSAGGPRGDRPAYGDRPARAGRGDDRRDARRPARPAVDLPRHVAYQAVAAVHRDDAYANLVLPALLRQERLSGRDAAFATELTYGTLRHLGTLDAILTDAAGRDVARIDPPVRDALRLGAYQLLHTRVPAHAAVSSTVDLVRAVGIGATGFANAVLREVAGRDADAWVAKLAPAYETDPIGHLALAYSHPQWIVRSFAEALGGDLGETTRLLIEDNERPPVHLCARPGLADPAALADEVGGAPGAFSPYAVYLSGGAPGDLPALAEGRAHVQDEGSQLVAHALAVAPLDGSDAHWLDLCAGPGGKSGLLGALAAERGARLTAVEVSEHRARLVDQATRGLPVTVLHTDGRTVGADPELPEGHFDRVLVDAPCTGLGALRRRPEARWRKQPSDLPPLTRLQRELLSAALRAARPGGLVAYVTCSPHTVETHVTVTEAARRAGVPADFVDARPLLPAGMPGLGDGPSVQLWPHRHGTDAMFLAVLRRG from the coding sequence GTGACCGGGTCTGCGGAGCGCCCCCGGCAGCGGTACGACGAGCAGTCCGCCCCCCGCCCCGACCGGCGGCCCGACCGGTCGGCCGGCGGCCCCCGGGGTGACCGCCCGGCCTACGGCGACCGCCCGGCCCGCGCCGGCCGGGGCGACGACCGCCGGGACGCCCGGCGGCCGGCGCGGCCCGCCGTCGACCTGCCCCGGCACGTCGCCTACCAGGCGGTCGCGGCGGTGCACCGCGACGACGCGTACGCCAACCTGGTGCTGCCGGCGTTGCTGCGGCAGGAGCGGCTGTCCGGCCGGGACGCCGCCTTCGCCACCGAGCTGACCTACGGCACGCTGCGGCACCTCGGCACCCTCGACGCGATCCTCACCGACGCGGCCGGCCGCGACGTGGCCCGGATCGACCCGCCGGTGCGCGACGCGCTGCGGCTGGGCGCCTACCAGCTGCTGCACACGCGGGTGCCGGCGCACGCGGCGGTCTCCTCGACCGTCGACCTGGTCCGCGCGGTCGGCATCGGGGCGACCGGCTTCGCCAACGCCGTGCTGCGCGAGGTCGCCGGCCGCGACGCCGACGCCTGGGTGGCGAAGCTCGCCCCGGCGTACGAGACGGACCCGATCGGGCACCTCGCCCTGGCGTACAGCCATCCACAGTGGATCGTGCGGTCCTTCGCCGAGGCGCTCGGCGGCGACCTGGGCGAGACGACCCGGCTGCTGATCGAGGACAACGAGCGCCCGCCGGTGCACCTGTGCGCCCGGCCGGGCCTGGCCGATCCGGCCGCCCTGGCCGACGAGGTCGGCGGCGCGCCGGGGGCGTTCTCCCCCTACGCGGTCTATCTCTCCGGCGGCGCGCCGGGCGACCTGCCGGCGCTGGCCGAGGGGCGGGCGCACGTGCAGGACGAGGGCTCCCAGCTCGTGGCCCACGCCCTCGCGGTCGCCCCGCTCGACGGGTCGGACGCCCACTGGCTGGACCTGTGCGCCGGGCCAGGCGGCAAGTCGGGCCTGCTCGGGGCGCTGGCCGCCGAGCGCGGGGCCCGGCTGACCGCGGTCGAGGTCTCCGAGCACCGGGCCCGGCTCGTCGACCAGGCCACGCGGGGGCTGCCGGTGACCGTGCTGCACACCGACGGGCGCACCGTCGGCGCCGACCCGGAGCTGCCGGAGGGGCACTTCGACCGGGTCCTGGTCGACGCGCCCTGCACGGGCCTGGGCGCGCTGCGTCGCCGGCCGGAGGCCCGCTGGCGCAAGCAGCCGTCGGACCTGCCGCCGCTGACCCGCCTGCAACGGGAGCTGCTCTCGGCGGCGCTGCGGGCGGCCCGGCCGGGTGGTCTGGTGGCCTATGTGACCTGCTCCCCGCACACGGTGGAGACGCACGTGACGGTGACCGAGGCGGCGCGGCGGGCCGGGGTGCCGGCGGACTTCGTCGACGCCCGGCCGCTGCTGCCGGCCGGCATGCCGGGGCTGGGCGACGGGCCGTCGGTGCAGCTGTGGCCGCACCGGCACGGCACCGACGCCATGTTCCTGGCGGTCCTGCGCCGGGGCTGA